A window of Apium graveolens cultivar Ventura chromosome 8, ASM990537v1, whole genome shotgun sequence contains these coding sequences:
- the LOC141679284 gene encoding uncharacterized protein LOC141679284, with the protein MSSDRRWMNERFDARNNITEEYKLGVQNFIRVSLKEDVDSKGRIRCPCKEYGNIWYKLPDNVTYDLYRHDIMESYTRWIFHGEKDSSGVEGETCRDDDMYDAHDMLRDFVDAHENFGNGEEEPNATAKKFYDMLDGASEPLYPNYSSSTTLSFVNKLLYFKNKHGCSNKGFDELLQLIGSVLPENHNLPETYYDVKKMISALNMGYEKIDACENDCMVFYKENKARNIRLGLSSDGFDLFRDPLARDYTVWPVVIVVYNLPPSMCMKAPYIFMPLIIPGPTDPTKDLHVYLRPLIDELNMLWHTGVETYDRSSRTNFQMRAALICTISDFPALAMLSGWSTKGKLSCHVCSGDVKGFQLKNGGKTSFFGTARYFLEPGDPLRNSTKFGKREVRSGTARHSGTRAKTTCDLIQFPPPGKLTKRRPMDYGVAHNWTHYSPFFELPYWETLNLLHNIDVMNTEKKVFENIFYTMLNDKNKTKDNLKARHDCEELGIRHELWTPDGKTMSPAPHALVREQVDKLLGWILTLKLPDGYVSNISRCMNLENILFRG; encoded by the exons ATGTCATCCGATCGAAGATGGATGAATGAGAGGTTCGATGCAAGAAATAATATAACGGAGGAATACAAACTTGGTGTACAAAATTTTATTAGAGTTTCTTTAAAAGAGGATGTTGATTCAAAGGGGAGGATAAGATGTCCATGTAAAGAGTATGGAAATATATGGTATAAGTTACCCGATAATGTAACTTATGATTTGTATCGACACGACATTATGGAGTCATACACTAGATGGATTTTTCATGGTGAGAAGGATAGCTCCGGTGTTGAAGGCGAGACTTGTAGAGATGATGATATGTATGATGCACATGACATGCTTAGAGACTTTGTAGATGCACATGAAAATTTTGGGAATGGTGAGGAGGAACCCAATGCAACAGCAAAAAAGTTTTATGATATGTTGGATGGTGCTTCTGAACCACTTTATCCAAATTACTCTAGTTCTACCACTTTATCATTCGTGAACAAGTTGTTGTATTTTAAGAACAAACATGGTTGTAGTAATAAGGGGTTTGATGAGTTACTTCAACTTATTGGATCAGTTTTGCCCGAGAATCACAATCTACCTGAGACCTATTATGATGTGAAAAAGATGATAAGTGCATTGAATATGGGATACGAAAAGATTGATGCTTGTGAGAATGATTGCATGGTATTTTATAAGGAAAACA AGGCACGGAATATCAGACTTGGCCTTTCTAGTGATGGATTTGACCTATTTCGTGATCCACTAGCAAGGGATTACACTGTATGGCCTGTGGTTATTGTTGTTTATAATCTTCCACCATCTATGTGCATGAAAGCTCCATACATATTCATGCCTCTCATTATTCCCGGTCCCACTGATCCTACAAAAGACCTACATGTTTATCTCCGTCCGTTAATTGATGAACTGAATATGTTATGGCATACAGGGGTGGAGACATATGATAGGTCATCACGCACAAATTTTCAGATGAGGGCAGCACTAATATGCACAATTAGCGACTTTCCAGCACTTGCAATGTTAAGTGGATGGTCAACAAAGGGTAAAttatcatgtcatgtatgtaGTGGAGATGTTAAAGGCTTTCAACTCAAGAATGGTGGTAAAACTTCTTTCTTTGGCACTGCTCGATATTTTTTGGAACCGGGTGATCCTTTGAGGAATAGCACAAAGTTTGGAAAACGAGAGGTACGATCTGGTACAGCTCGACATTCGGGAACAAGGGCAAAGACTACATGTGATCTTATACAGTTTCCTCCTCCGGGAAAGTTAACCAAAAGAAGACCCATGGATTATGGTGTGGCTCATAATTGGACTCATTATTCTCCATTTTTTGAGCTCCCGTATTGGGAGACACTTAATCTTCTACACAATATTGATGTCATGAACACCGAAAAGAAGGTGTTTGAAAACATATTCTACACAATGCTGAATGATAAGAACAAGACAAAAGACAACTTAAAAGCAAGGCATGATTGTGAGGAACTTGGTATTAGGCATGAGTTATGGACTCCGGATGGGAAGACAATGTCACCTGCTCCACATGCACTCGTGAGGGAACAAGTTGATAAGTTGTTAGGTTGGATTCTAACACTTAAACTTCCGGATGGGTATGTTTCAAATATATCTAGGTGTATGAATCTTGAAAACATACTATTCAGAGGATGA